The proteins below are encoded in one region of Streptomyces cyanogenus:
- a CDS encoding diacylglycerol kinase, with amino-acid sequence MATFATSDQLLVIVDPAARQTDGESVRIAKDVLSAGAATKVCLPEGPEEFARALGRRGSRRPVLVGDDRTLVRAVTLLHRQRELAGCALAVVPVGDTALAESLGVPGGAVAAARAVLDGAERRLDLLVDDSDGVVLGALGIPPAPVREPAAPVPVSSGRPWYRSLVRLGARPARLPAVPSPGTRLRVEVDGEPVVDLDQPVEAVSVAPGPGGVASVEVRPLSVGAEATPLLASGRTVTVTGADFRYRADATVSGPVRRRTWRVMEGAWGLTLPAGPGTRPTPEDAP; translated from the coding sequence GTGGCGACTTTCGCGACGTCCGATCAGCTGCTGGTGATCGTCGATCCGGCCGCACGGCAGACGGACGGAGAGTCCGTACGCATCGCGAAAGACGTGCTCAGCGCGGGTGCGGCGACCAAGGTGTGTCTCCCCGAGGGGCCGGAGGAATTCGCCCGGGCACTGGGCCGAAGGGGGTCCAGGCGGCCGGTCCTGGTCGGCGACGACCGGACGCTGGTGCGGGCCGTCACGCTGCTGCACCGGCAGCGGGAGCTGGCCGGGTGCGCGCTGGCGGTGGTGCCGGTGGGCGACACCGCGCTCGCCGAGTCGCTCGGGGTGCCGGGCGGCGCGGTGGCGGCGGCGCGGGCGGTGCTGGACGGCGCCGAGCGGCGGCTGGATCTGCTGGTCGACGACAGCGACGGGGTGGTCCTGGGTGCCCTGGGCATTCCGCCGGCGCCGGTCAGGGAGCCGGCGGCCCCGGTGCCGGTCTCCTCGGGCCGGCCCTGGTACCGCTCCCTGGTCCGTCTGGGCGCCCGCCCCGCCCGGCTGCCCGCCGTCCCCTCCCCCGGGACCCGGCTGCGGGTCGAGGTCGACGGGGAGCCGGTGGTCGACCTGGACCAGCCGGTGGAGGCGGTGTCGGTGGCCCCGGGCCCGGGCGGAGTGGCCTCGGTGGAGGTACGCCCCCTGTCGGTGGGCGCGGAGGCGACCCCGCTGCTGGCCTCCGGCCGCACGGTGACGGTCACGGGCGCCGACTTCCGCTACCGGGCCGACGCGACGGTCTCCGGACCGGTACGGCGGCGGACGTGGCGGGTGATGGAGGGGGCCTGGGGCCTCACCCTGCCCGCCGGCCCCGGCACCCGGCCGACTCCCGAGGACGCACCCTGA
- a CDS encoding adenylosuccinate synthase, with translation MPALVLLGAQWGDEGKGKATDLLGGSVDYVVRYQGGNNAGHTVVVGDQKYALHLLPSGILSPSCVPVIGNGVVVDPSVLLSELSGLNERGVDTSKLLISGNAHIITPYNVTVDKVTERFLGKRKIGTTGRGIGPTYADKINRVGIRVQDLYDESILQQKVEAALDVKNQILTKLYNRRAIAAEQVVEELLGYAEQIKPYVADTVLVLNQALEDDKVVLFEGGQGTLLDIDHGTYPFVTSSNPTAGGACTGAGVGPTKISRVIGILKAYTTRVGAGPFPTELFDEDGEALRRIGGERGVTTGRDRRCGWFDAVIARYATRVNGLTDFFLTKLDVLTGWEQIPVCVAYEIDGKRVEELPYSQTDFHHAKPVYETLPGWSEDITKAKSFSDLPKNAQNYVKALEEMSGAPISAIGVGPGRDETIEINSFL, from the coding sequence GTGCCCGCACTTGTGCTGCTCGGTGCTCAGTGGGGTGACGAAGGCAAGGGAAAGGCGACGGACCTGCTCGGTGGTTCCGTCGACTATGTGGTGCGTTACCAGGGCGGCAACAACGCCGGCCACACGGTGGTCGTCGGCGACCAGAAGTACGCGCTCCACCTGCTCCCTTCCGGAATCCTCTCGCCTTCTTGTGTCCCGGTCATCGGCAACGGCGTCGTCGTCGACCCGTCGGTCCTGCTCTCCGAGCTGAGCGGTCTGAACGAGCGTGGCGTCGACACGTCCAAGCTCCTGATCAGCGGTAACGCGCACATCATCACGCCGTACAACGTGACCGTCGACAAGGTGACGGAACGCTTCCTCGGCAAGCGCAAGATCGGTACGACCGGCCGCGGCATCGGCCCGACCTACGCGGACAAGATCAACCGCGTGGGCATCCGGGTCCAGGACCTCTACGACGAGTCGATCCTCCAGCAGAAGGTGGAGGCCGCCCTCGACGTCAAGAACCAGATCCTCACCAAGCTCTACAACCGGCGCGCGATCGCCGCCGAGCAGGTGGTCGAGGAGCTGCTGGGCTACGCCGAGCAGATCAAGCCGTACGTCGCCGACACGGTGCTGGTCCTGAACCAGGCCCTGGAGGACGACAAGGTCGTGCTCTTCGAGGGCGGCCAGGGCACCCTGCTGGACATCGACCACGGCACGTACCCGTTCGTGACGTCCAGCAACCCGACCGCGGGCGGTGCCTGCACCGGCGCCGGCGTGGGCCCCACGAAGATCAGCCGGGTCATCGGCATCCTCAAGGCCTACACGACCCGCGTCGGCGCGGGCCCGTTCCCGACCGAGCTGTTCGACGAGGACGGCGAGGCGCTGCGCCGCATCGGCGGCGAGCGGGGGGTCACCACCGGCCGTGACCGCCGCTGCGGCTGGTTCGACGCGGTCATCGCCCGGTACGCCACCCGCGTCAACGGCCTGACCGACTTCTTCCTCACCAAGCTGGACGTGCTCACCGGCTGGGAGCAGATCCCGGTCTGCGTCGCCTACGAGATCGACGGCAAGCGGGTCGAGGAGCTGCCCTACTCGCAGACCGACTTCCACCACGCCAAGCCGGTCTACGAGACCCTGCCGGGCTGGTCCGAGGACATCACCAAGGCGAAGTCCTTCTCCGACCTGCCGAAGAACGCCCAGAACTACGTCAAGGCGCTGGAGGAGATGTCCGGCGCACCGATCTCCGCGATCGGCGTGGGCCCGGGCCGCGACGAGACGATCGAGATCAACTCCTTCCTCTGA
- a CDS encoding GntR family transcriptional regulator translates to MPGNAVTRSTLRQQIADALRDEVLAGRLRPGRAFTVKEIADQYGVSATPVREALVDLSAQGILEADQHRGFRVPEYSLTDYRNMIEARSLVTDGMFQALAAGHPAFRTPPEDPCTAAALATVRRRGEEARRAATAGDVTVLVGYDLRFWRELSALFGNPYLGDFLHRLRVQSWVCAVQHLLRLPDLRGRLWAGHTGLVDALARREAETARAIVAAANAHSLALLEQLSNG, encoded by the coding sequence ATGCCCGGCAACGCCGTGACGCGCAGTACCCTGCGCCAGCAGATCGCGGACGCGCTCCGTGACGAGGTGCTGGCGGGGCGGCTGCGCCCGGGCCGGGCGTTCACTGTCAAGGAGATAGCCGACCAGTACGGCGTCTCCGCCACACCCGTCCGCGAGGCGCTGGTCGACCTGTCCGCGCAGGGCATCCTGGAGGCCGACCAGCACCGCGGGTTCCGGGTGCCGGAGTACTCGCTCACCGACTACCGGAACATGATCGAGGCGCGCAGCCTGGTCACCGACGGCATGTTCCAGGCCCTCGCCGCCGGCCACCCCGCCTTCCGCACCCCGCCCGAGGACCCGTGCACGGCCGCGGCCCTGGCCACCGTGCGCCGCCGCGGCGAGGAGGCCCGGCGCGCCGCGACCGCCGGCGACGTCACCGTCCTCGTCGGCTACGACCTGCGGTTCTGGCGCGAGCTGAGCGCCCTGTTCGGCAACCCCTACCTCGGTGACTTCCTGCACCGCCTGCGCGTGCAGTCGTGGGTGTGCGCGGTGCAGCACCTGCTCCGGCTGCCCGACCTGCGCGGCCGGCTCTGGGCCGGGCACACCGGACTGGTCGACGCGCTGGCCCGGCGCGAGGCCGAGACCGCCCGCGCGATCGTCGCCGCCGCCAACGCCCATTCCCTGGCGCTGCTGGAACAGCTGAGCAACGGGTAG
- a CDS encoding aspartate aminotransferase family protein, translated as MTPQPSPEAGAAVKAADRAHVFHSWSAQDLIDPLAVAGAEGSYFWDYDGTRYLDFTSGLVFTNIGYQHPRVVAAIQEQAAKLTTFAPAFAVEARSEAARLIAERTPGDLDKIFFTNGGADAVEHAVRMARLHTGRPKVLSAYRSYHGGTQQAVNITGDPRRWASDGAAAGVVHFWAPFLYRSRFYAETEEQECARALEHLETTIAFEGPGTIAAIILETIPGTAGIMVPPPGYLAGVRELCDKYGIVFILDEVMAGFGRTGEWFAAGLFGVTPDLMTFAKGVNSGYVPLGGVAISQKIAETFGKRPYPGGLTYSGHPLACAAAVATINVMAEEGVVENARLLGETVVGPGLAALAERHPSVGEVRGVGMFWALELVRNRETREPLVPYNAAGEAAAPMAAFTAAAKRNGLWPFVNMNRTHVVPPCNATEAELKAGLAALDAALSVADEHTV; from the coding sequence ATGACCCCTCAGCCCAGCCCCGAAGCCGGCGCCGCGGTGAAGGCCGCGGACCGTGCGCACGTCTTCCACTCCTGGTCCGCCCAGGACCTCATCGACCCCCTCGCCGTCGCCGGCGCCGAGGGGTCGTACTTCTGGGACTACGACGGCACGCGGTACCTCGACTTCACCAGCGGACTCGTCTTCACCAACATCGGCTACCAGCACCCCAGGGTGGTCGCGGCGATCCAGGAGCAGGCCGCGAAGCTGACCACCTTCGCGCCCGCGTTCGCCGTCGAGGCCCGCTCGGAGGCGGCCCGGCTGATCGCCGAGCGGACCCCCGGCGACCTGGACAAGATCTTCTTCACCAACGGCGGGGCGGACGCCGTCGAGCACGCGGTGCGCATGGCCCGGCTGCACACGGGCCGCCCGAAGGTGCTCTCGGCGTACCGCTCGTACCACGGCGGCACCCAGCAGGCCGTCAACATCACCGGCGACCCGCGCCGCTGGGCCTCCGACGGCGCCGCCGCCGGCGTCGTCCACTTCTGGGCGCCGTTCCTCTACCGCTCCCGCTTCTACGCCGAGACCGAGGAGCAGGAGTGCGCCCGGGCGCTGGAGCACCTGGAGACGACGATCGCCTTCGAGGGCCCCGGGACGATCGCCGCGATCATCCTGGAGACCATCCCGGGCACCGCCGGGATCATGGTCCCGCCGCCCGGCTACCTGGCCGGCGTGCGCGAACTGTGCGACAAGTACGGCATCGTCTTCATCCTGGACGAGGTCATGGCCGGGTTCGGCCGCACCGGCGAGTGGTTCGCGGCCGGCCTGTTCGGTGTCACCCCCGACCTGATGACCTTCGCCAAGGGCGTGAACTCGGGTTACGTGCCCCTCGGTGGCGTGGCCATCTCCCAGAAGATCGCCGAGACCTTCGGCAAGCGGCCCTACCCGGGCGGGCTCACCTACTCCGGGCACCCGCTGGCCTGCGCGGCCGCCGTCGCCACGATCAACGTGATGGCGGAGGAGGGCGTGGTCGAGAACGCCAGGCTGCTCGGCGAGACCGTCGTCGGCCCCGGCCTCGCCGCACTGGCCGAACGCCACCCGAGCGTCGGCGAGGTGCGCGGCGTCGGCATGTTCTGGGCGCTGGAACTGGTGCGGAACCGGGAGACCCGCGAGCCGCTGGTGCCGTACAACGCGGCCGGCGAGGCGGCCGCCCCCATGGCCGCGTTCACCGCCGCCGCCAAGCGGAACGGCCTGTGGCCCTTCGTGAACATGAACCGCACCCACGTGGTCCCGCCGTGCAACGCCACCGAGGCCGAGCTGAAGGCGGGCCTGGCCGCGCTGGACGCCGCGCTGAGCGTCGCCGACGAACACACCGTGTGA
- a CDS encoding serine/threonine-protein kinase → MEKLGPGDPPQIGAYRLLARLGAGGMGHVYLARSDRGRTVAVKLVRQELAAQEEFRARFRQEVQAARRVGGYWTAPVLDADTEAAVPWVATGYVAGPSLQQVVGHDHGALPERSVRILAAGLAHALKDIHAAGIVHRDLKPSNVLVTIDGPRVIDFGIARARETATAGGEGLTRTGALVGSPGFMAPEQVRGDRITPACDVFCLGSVLAYAATGALPFGGANSGVHALMFRIAQEEPDLTGVPEGIADLVRDCLRKDPGSRPSLDAILERTGVEDTVAGGRSRDPWLPGSLVAQLGRHAVQLLEVENPERGGAASPGQGLPTAPPAPQAPPDAGGAGASPEHAPVSDGGPAAPVDRLPTVVSPGTVPPPGVPQAPPAFGAAYGAPQPHPQHPQSAAYGYPPQPGSWGGAQPSYNPYAGPGGGLGATPPYGPSAAGVPAEPERRNGRSTALLVVIALVVALGAGGSVYALMRNGGGTDDKGDGRVSPAPTAGSASPGGSGSATPADSTPSPSASTAGAVPEAYLGTWRTTIDNASGSNTRELTIRQGEVGDTVLTLVADGPTEGGGSYHCVFAAKLAEEPGGDGPLEIGPSTVTTGEPASSCTPGEATEVTLLPDGRLKRAKASGGESLTYDKE, encoded by the coding sequence ATGGAGAAGCTGGGACCGGGGGATCCCCCGCAGATCGGGGCGTACCGGCTGCTGGCACGGCTCGGCGCGGGCGGCATGGGGCACGTGTATCTGGCCCGGTCGGACCGGGGGCGGACGGTCGCCGTCAAGCTCGTCCGCCAGGAGCTGGCCGCACAGGAGGAGTTCCGCGCCCGGTTCCGGCAGGAGGTGCAGGCCGCGCGCCGGGTCGGCGGCTACTGGACCGCGCCCGTGCTGGACGCGGACACCGAGGCGGCCGTGCCGTGGGTGGCGACCGGGTACGTGGCCGGGCCCAGCCTGCAGCAGGTCGTCGGGCACGACCACGGGGCCCTGCCCGAGCGGTCGGTACGGATCCTGGCGGCGGGGCTCGCGCACGCGCTGAAGGACATCCACGCGGCCGGGATCGTGCACCGGGACCTCAAGCCGTCGAACGTGCTGGTGACCATCGACGGCCCGCGCGTGATCGACTTCGGCATCGCGCGGGCCCGGGAGACGGCGACCGCCGGCGGGGAGGGGCTCACCCGGACCGGGGCGCTCGTCGGCTCGCCCGGGTTCATGGCGCCCGAGCAGGTGCGCGGGGACCGGATCACGCCGGCCTGCGACGTGTTCTGCCTCGGGTCCGTGCTGGCGTACGCGGCGACCGGGGCGCTGCCCTTCGGCGGCGCCAACAGCGGGGTGCACGCCCTGATGTTCCGCATCGCCCAGGAGGAGCCGGACCTGACGGGGGTCCCGGAGGGGATCGCCGACCTGGTACGGGACTGCCTGCGCAAGGACCCGGGGAGCCGGCCGTCGCTTGACGCGATCCTGGAGCGGACCGGGGTGGAGGACACCGTGGCCGGGGGCCGGTCGCGGGATCCCTGGCTGCCCGGTTCGCTGGTCGCGCAGCTCGGGCGGCACGCGGTGCAGCTGCTGGAGGTGGAGAACCCGGAGCGGGGCGGGGCGGCCTCCCCGGGCCAGGGTCTCCCGACCGCGCCGCCGGCACCGCAGGCGCCGCCCGACGCCGGCGGTGCCGGTGCGTCGCCCGAGCACGCCCCCGTGTCCGACGGCGGCCCGGCCGCCCCCGTCGACCGTCTGCCGACCGTCGTCTCGCCCGGAACCGTGCCGCCGCCCGGTGTGCCGCAGGCGCCGCCCGCGTTCGGGGCGGCCTACGGGGCTCCGCAGCCGCATCCGCAGCACCCGCAGTCCGCCGCCTACGGGTATCCGCCCCAGCCCGGGAGCTGGGGCGGGGCACAGCCCTCGTACAACCCCTACGCGGGACCGGGCGGCGGACTCGGCGCCACCCCGCCGTACGGGCCGTCGGCCGCCGGGGTCCCGGCGGAGCCGGAGCGGCGCAACGGGCGGTCCACCGCGCTGCTCGTCGTGATCGCGCTGGTCGTCGCGCTGGGTGCGGGCGGCTCGGTGTACGCGCTGATGAGGAACGGGGGCGGGACGGACGACAAGGGCGACGGCAGGGTGAGTCCGGCGCCCACCGCCGGCTCCGCGTCGCCGGGCGGCTCCGGCTCGGCCACGCCGGCCGACTCGACGCCGTCACCGTCCGCCTCGACCGCCGGGGCGGTCCCGGAGGCCTATCTGGGCACCTGGCGGACGACCATCGACAACGCGAGCGGCTCCAACACCCGCGAACTGACCATCCGGCAGGGCGAGGTGGGCGACACCGTGCTGACGCTGGTCGCGGACGGGCCGACCGAGGGCGGGGGGTCGTACCACTGCGTGTTCGCGGCGAAGCTCGCCGAAGAGCCCGGCGGGGACGGACCGCTGGAGATCGGGCCGTCCACCGTCACCACCGGTGAACCCGCCTCCTCCTGCACCCCGGGCGAGGCCACCGAGGTCACCCTGCTGCCGGACGGCCGGCTGAAGCGGGCGAAGGCGAGCGGCGGGGAGAGCCTGACCTACGACAAGGAGTAG
- a CDS encoding SLATT domain-containing protein has protein sequence MGQPEMQPEGPPQDGRGEGAAGLRPGDLTGRAFPLGDWGEPAARLDELYRWVERRALETAAWYLRDRVWKRRGARVLRVGAAAGAVAGAALPLLDLTGLADGVAPWGCLALLLTAACVAVDRFFGVTSGWIRDVATAQAVQRRLQAFQFDWASESVREVLGPAEGTASEAAERCLSVLRRFSEDITELVRTETTDWMVEFRTGAAPLGIQTAVAAVPRQEAGGGGSRLPLPPANGSRPNMPRQRPPEPR, from the coding sequence GTGGGTCAGCCGGAGATGCAGCCCGAGGGTCCCCCTCAGGACGGGCGGGGCGAGGGTGCGGCCGGGCTGCGGCCGGGCGATCTGACCGGGCGGGCCTTCCCGCTCGGGGACTGGGGGGAGCCCGCCGCACGGCTGGACGAGCTGTACCGGTGGGTGGAGCGGCGGGCGCTGGAGACGGCGGCCTGGTACCTGCGGGACCGGGTCTGGAAGCGGCGCGGGGCGCGCGTGCTGCGGGTCGGGGCGGCGGCCGGTGCGGTGGCCGGGGCGGCGCTGCCCCTGCTGGACCTGACCGGGCTGGCCGACGGGGTGGCGCCCTGGGGTTGTCTGGCGCTGCTGCTCACGGCCGCCTGCGTCGCCGTCGACCGGTTCTTCGGCGTCACGTCCGGATGGATAAGGGACGTGGCCACCGCGCAGGCGGTGCAGCGGCGGCTCCAGGCGTTCCAGTTCGACTGGGCCTCGGAGAGCGTGCGGGAGGTGCTGGGGCCGGCGGAGGGCACGGCGAGCGAGGCGGCCGAGCGGTGCCTGTCGGTGCTGCGGCGCTTCTCGGAGGACATCACGGAGCTGGTGCGCACGGAGACCACCGACTGGATGGTGGAGTTCCGCACGGGGGCGGCACCGCTGGGCATCCAGACGGCGGTGGCGGCGGTGCCGCGGCAGGAGGCCGGGGGCGGCGGGAGCCGGCTTCCCCTGCCACCGGCGAACGGCAGCCGCCCGAACATGCCCCGGCAACGGCCGCCCGAGCCCCGCTAG
- a CDS encoding YbaB/EbfC family nucleoid-associated protein, with amino-acid sequence MFPGGGQANMQQLLQQAQKMQQDLQRAQEELANTEVDGQAGGGLVQATVTGAGELRALRIDPKAVDPEDTETLADLIVAAVQAANENAQALQQQKLGPLAQGLGGGSGIPGLPF; translated from the coding sequence GTGTTTCCCGGTGGTGGCCAGGCCAATATGCAGCAGTTGCTCCAGCAGGCCCAGAAGATGCAGCAGGATCTGCAGCGGGCCCAGGAGGAACTGGCGAACACGGAGGTCGACGGGCAGGCGGGCGGCGGGCTGGTGCAGGCCACCGTCACCGGCGCCGGTGAGCTGCGCGCCCTCAGGATCGACCCGAAGGCGGTGGACCCGGAGGACACCGAGACCCTCGCCGACCTGATCGTGGCGGCCGTACAGGCGGCCAACGAGAACGCGCAGGCGCTCCAGCAGCAGAAGCTGGGCCCGCTCGCCCAGGGCCTGGGGGGCGGCAGCGGCATCCCGGGCCTGCCGTTCTGA
- the recR gene encoding recombination mediator RecR: MYEGVVQDLIDELGRLPGVGPKSAQRIAFHILQAEPTDVKRLAQALLEVKAKVRFCATCGNVAQEELCGICRDPRRDPSVVCVVEEPKDVVAIERTREFRGRYHVLGGAISPIEGVGPDDLRIRELLARLADGTVTELILATDPNLEGEATATYLARMIKPMGLKVTRLASGLPVGGDLEYADEVTLGRAFEGRRLLDV; the protein is encoded by the coding sequence TTGTACGAAGGCGTGGTCCAGGACCTCATCGACGAGCTGGGGCGGCTGCCCGGCGTCGGTCCCAAGAGCGCGCAGCGGATCGCCTTCCACATCCTGCAGGCCGAGCCGACGGACGTGAAGCGGCTCGCGCAGGCCCTCCTGGAGGTGAAGGCGAAGGTCCGCTTCTGCGCCACGTGCGGCAACGTGGCGCAGGAGGAGCTGTGCGGCATCTGCCGCGACCCGCGCCGCGACCCCTCCGTCGTCTGTGTGGTGGAGGAGCCCAAGGACGTCGTCGCGATCGAGCGCACCCGTGAGTTCCGGGGCCGTTACCACGTGCTCGGCGGCGCCATCAGCCCGATCGAGGGCGTCGGACCCGACGACCTGCGTATACGAGAACTTCTCGCGCGGTTGGCCGACGGGACGGTCACGGAACTGATCCTTGCCACGGATCCCAATCTGGAAGGCGAGGCCACGGCGACGTACCTCGCCCGCATGATCAAGCCCATGGGCCTGAAGGTCACCCGCCTGGCCAGCGGCCTCCCGGTGGGTGGCGACCTGGAATACGCGGACGAGGTCACCCTCGGCCGCGCCTTCGAGGGGAGACGACTCCTAGATGTCTGA
- a CDS encoding DUF5063 domain-containing protein, which yields MSDATLHASTQNPDDFVVQIADQVESFLVAVTEVARGDEPESAVPFLLLEVSQLLLAGGRLGAHEDIVPDERYEPDPGPEPDLDELRENFARLLDPVDVYSEVFDPYEPRKAPVPARISDDLADIITDLRHGMVHYRAGRTTEALWWWQFSYFSNWGPTASAVLRALQSVLIHVRLNQPLEELDGLDTDQPAMGDETLEFEAGRVMAQEIGAPLGIRPGK from the coding sequence ATGTCTGACGCCACGCTGCACGCCTCGACACAGAACCCGGACGACTTCGTCGTCCAGATCGCGGACCAGGTCGAGAGCTTCCTGGTGGCCGTCACGGAGGTGGCGAGGGGCGACGAACCCGAATCGGCCGTCCCCTTCCTCCTCCTTGAGGTCTCCCAGCTCCTGCTGGCCGGCGGCCGGCTGGGCGCCCACGAGGACATCGTCCCCGACGAGCGCTACGAGCCCGACCCGGGCCCCGAGCCGGACCTGGACGAGCTGCGCGAGAACTTCGCCCGGCTCCTGGACCCGGTCGACGTCTACTCCGAGGTCTTCGACCCGTACGAGCCCCGCAAGGCGCCGGTGCCGGCCCGGATCTCCGACGACCTCGCCGACATCATCACAGACCTGCGGCACGGCATGGTCCACTACCGTGCGGGCCGCACCACCGAGGCCCTGTGGTGGTGGCAGTTCTCGTACTTCTCCAACTGGGGTCCGACGGCCTCCGCCGTGCTGCGCGCCCTCCAGTCCGTCCTGATCCACGTCCGTCTCAACCAGCCCCTGGAGGAGCTGGACGGCCTCGACACCGACCAGCCGGCCATGGGCGACGAGACCCTGGAGTTCGAGGCGGGCCGGGTGATGGCCCAGGAGATCGGCGCGCCGCTCGGGATCCGGCCGGGGAAGTAG
- a CDS encoding aspartate kinase has protein sequence MGLVVQKYGGSSVADAEGIKRVAKRIVEAKKNGNQVVVVVSAMGDTTDELIDLAEQVSPMPAGREFDMLLTAGERISMALLAMAIKNLGHEAQSFTGSQAGVITDSVHNKARIIDVTPGRIRTALDEGNIAIVAGFQGVSQDKKDITTLGRGGSDTTAVALAAALDAEVCEIYTDVDGVFTADPRVVKKAKKIDWISFEDMLELAASGSKVLLHRCVEYARRYNIPIHVRSSFSGLQGTWVSSEPIGDKKVEQAIISGVAHDTSEAKITVVGVPDKPGEAAAIFRTIADAEINIDMVVQNVSAASTGLTDISFTLPKTEGRKAIDALEKNRSGIGFDSLRYDDQIGKISLVGAGMKTNPGVTAAFFEALSDAGVNIELISTSEIRISVVTRADDVAEAVRAVHTAFGLDSDSDEAVVYGGTGR, from the coding sequence GTGGGCCTTGTCGTGCAGAAGTACGGAGGCTCCTCCGTAGCCGATGCCGAGGGCATCAAGCGCGTCGCCAAGCGGATCGTGGAAGCGAAGAAGAACGGCAACCAGGTTGTCGTCGTCGTTTCCGCGATGGGCGACACGACGGACGAGCTGATCGATCTCGCCGAGCAGGTTTCTCCCATGCCTGCCGGGCGGGAATTCGACATGCTGCTGACCGCCGGAGAGCGGATCTCCATGGCCCTGCTGGCGATGGCGATCAAAAACCTGGGTCACGAGGCCCAGTCCTTCACCGGCAGCCAGGCAGGCGTGATCACCGACTCGGTCCACAACAAAGCCCGGATCATCGACGTCACGCCGGGCCGCATCAGGACCGCGCTGGACGAGGGCAACATCGCCATCGTCGCCGGTTTCCAGGGCGTCTCGCAGGACAAGAAGGACATCACCACGCTGGGGCGCGGTGGGTCCGACACCACCGCCGTCGCGCTGGCCGCCGCGCTCGACGCCGAGGTCTGCGAGATCTACACCGACGTCGACGGCGTGTTCACCGCCGACCCGCGCGTGGTGAAGAAGGCGAAGAAGATCGACTGGATCTCCTTCGAGGACATGCTGGAGCTCGCGGCCTCCGGCTCCAAGGTGCTGCTCCACCGCTGTGTGGAGTACGCCCGCCGCTACAACATCCCGATCCACGTCCGGTCGTCCTTCAGCGGACTGCAGGGCACGTGGGTCAGCAGTGAGCCGATTGGGGACAAGAAGGTGGAGCAGGCCATCATCTCCGGTGTCGCGCACGACACCTCCGAGGCCAAGATCACGGTCGTCGGTGTGCCGGACAAGCCGGGTGAGGCCGCCGCGATCTTCCGGACCATCGCCGATGCCGAGATCAACATCGACATGGTCGTGCAGAACGTGTCCGCAGCCTCCACCGGTCTGACGGACATCTCCTTCACGCTGCCGAAGACGGAGGGCCGCAAGGCCATCGACGCGCTGGAGAAGAACCGCTCCGGCATCGGTTTCGACTCGCTGCGCTACGACGACCAGATCGGCAAGATCTCCCTGGTCGGCGCCGGTATGAAGACCAACCCGGGCGTCACCGCCGCGTTCTTCGAGGCGCTTAGCGACGCCGGTGTGAACATCGAGCTGATCTCGACCTCCGAGATCCGGATCTCGGTGGTCACCCGCGCCGACGACGTCGCGGAGGCCGTCCGCGCCGTGCACACCGCCTTCGGACTGGACTCCGACAGCGACGAGGCCGTCGTCTACGGAGGCACCGGCCGATGA